From the Osmerus eperlanus chromosome 19, fOsmEpe2.1, whole genome shotgun sequence genome, one window contains:
- the hmgn1b gene encoding non-histone chromosomal protein HMG-like: MPKRSKANNDAEAAEPKRRSERLVNKPTTTTTKAEPKPKKAPAKPKKAKEVEKAKPEEKKEDVPAENGEAKAEEGAPATEEAEQKEEEEEEAAE, encoded by the exons ATGCCTAAAAGGAGCAAA gCTAACAATGACGCTGAGGCAGCGGAG CCCAAAAGGAGATCGGAGAGATTGGTAAAT aaacccacaaccacaaccacaaaaGCAGAGCCAAAGCCAAAG AAGGCACCTGCTAAGCCCAAAAAAGCaaaggaggtagagaaagcTAAGcctgaggagaagaaggaggacgtTCCCGCTGAGAATGGAGAAGCCAAAGCCGAGGAAGGG GCACCAGCCACGGAAGAAGCTGaacagaaagaagaagaagaggaggaggcagcagaATAG